From Arachis stenosperma cultivar V10309 chromosome 2, arast.V10309.gnm1.PFL2, whole genome shotgun sequence, one genomic window encodes:
- the LOC130961414 gene encoding histone H1, which yields MSSEEPTVVVAPPASEPAPEPTTNTEPPQEDKTEPEPAAEATEETTKAKKTKEPKPKKASKPRSPPSHPPYQEMIKDAIVTLKEKNGSSQYAIQKFLEEKHKQFPTNFRKLLLFNLKKLVASGKLVKVKGSFKLPATKAPASSAPSQAKKPAATKTKTKTKTKPKPKPKPAVKVKATKAKTTKTKSVKSVSAKSKPKPAPKPKAVAKPKAAAAAKPKAAAAKTKAKPKAAAKPPAKVARMSTRASPGKKAAPAAKPAAKKVAAAKKSVKPKSVRSPAKRASVKRGGRK from the exons ATGTCGTCGGAAGAGCCCACTGTTGTAGTAGCACCACCAGCTTCGGAGCCAGCACCCGAACCAACCACCAACACCGAGCCTCCTCAAGAAGACAAAACTGAACCCGAACCTGCTGCCGAAGCAACAGAAGAAACCACTAAAGCTAAGAAAACCAAGGAGCCCAAACCTAAGAAGGCTTCCAAGCCTAGGAGCCCACCGAGTCACCCTCCTTACCAAGAG ATGATCAAGGACGCTATTGTTACGTTGAAGGAGAAAAACGGTTCGAGCCAATACGCGATTCAGAAGTTTCTCGAAGAAAAGCATAAGCAGTTTCCAACCAACTTCAGAAAGCTTCTTTTGTTCAATTTGAAGAAGCTCGTAGCTTCTGGAAAGCTCGTTAAGGTTAAAGGTTCCTTCAAGCTCCCGGCAACAAAGGCGCCAGCATCATCAGCGCCTTCGCAGGCAAAGAAGCCTGCTGCTACCAAGACCAAGACCAAGACTAAGACTAAGCCCAAGCCCAAGCCTAAGCCCGCTGTCAAGGTGAAGGCAACAAAAGCCAAGACAACCAAGACTAAATCGGTGAAATCAGTTTCAGCTAAGTCTAAGCCCAAGCCCGCTCCAAAGCCCAAGGCTGTGGCGAAGCCTAAAGCAGCTGCAGCAGCGAAGCCCAAGGCAGCTGCAGCCAAGACCAAAGCAAAGCCCAAGGCAGCTGCTAAGCCACCGGCAAAAGTGGCGAGGATGTCGACTAGGGCTTCGCCAGGGAAGAAGGCTGCACCTGCCGCCAAGCCTGCAGCAAAGAAGGTTGCGGCAGCGAAGAAGAGCGTGAAGCCCAAGAGCGTAAGGTCTCCGGCGAAGAGGGCTTCGGTGAAGAGGGGCGGAAGGAAGTGA